In Corynebacterium endometrii, one DNA window encodes the following:
- the alaS gene encoding alanine--tRNA ligase — translation MQTHEIRERFTQHYVNAGHEAVPSASLILDDPNLLFVNAGMVPFKPYFLGQQTPPFANGTATSIQKCVRTLDIEEVGITTRHNTFFQMAGNFSFGQYFKEGAIKHAWSLLTNSVEDGGYGLDPERLWVTVFETDDEAAEIWHNQVGVPTERIQRMGMEDNYWSMGIPGPCGPCSEIYYDRGPEYGVEGGPVADDNRYMEIWNLVFMQFERGAGDKKGNFPILGELPQKNIDTGMGVERVACILQNVDNVYETDLLRPVIDAAEELTGAAYGSKQEDDVRFRVVADHSRTGMMLILDGVTPSNEGRGYILRRLLRRIIRSARLLGAKGGTLERFMNTIMDTMSPSYPEIAENRERILRVAVNEEKAFLKTLESGTHRFDEAAAAVKSAGATTLSGDEAFALHDTYGFPIDLTLEMASEAGLSVDMDAFNAAMAEQRARAKADNKAKKHGHADESLYREWVDNNATVFTGYEELVSDAKVIGLVRDGQKVNEVEVGDTVEVILDQSPLYAESGGQTADRGRLIAGDTLLQIDDVQKIGKKLWVHKATVTAGGLDLGTTVTAEVDPNWRHGATQAHTATHLIHAALRQVLGPTAVQAGSLNRPGYLRFDFNFTEQLSQAQLEEIALITNQAIDANFAVNTIETSLDKAKQMGAMALFGENYGSQVRVVEIGGPFSIELCGGTHVANSAEIGPVSVLGESSVGSGARRIEAYSGLDAFKYYSKEAALIEGVSRELKVQPEQLPERIATLTEKLKAAEKEIENLHKAQLLSRSGEYVAQAKDVNGFKVVAVRLPAGVAAGDLRTLASDVRGKLAQEDAVVVFASEDNGKVPFIAAATKSAVARGVKAGEIVKSFGQYVDGRGGGKPDMAQGSGSKAEGVEAGINAVLDELAAL, via the coding sequence GTGCAGACTCATGAGATTCGGGAACGCTTTACCCAGCACTACGTTAACGCCGGCCACGAGGCCGTGCCTAGCGCGTCCCTGATCCTGGATGACCCAAACCTGCTGTTCGTCAACGCGGGAATGGTACCTTTCAAGCCTTACTTCCTGGGTCAGCAGACTCCACCTTTTGCAAACGGCACGGCCACCTCAATTCAGAAGTGCGTGCGCACGCTGGACATCGAGGAAGTGGGTATAACCACGCGGCACAACACCTTCTTCCAGATGGCCGGTAATTTTTCCTTTGGTCAATACTTCAAGGAAGGCGCCATTAAACACGCGTGGTCGCTGCTGACTAACTCCGTAGAGGACGGCGGCTACGGTCTAGACCCTGAGCGCCTATGGGTCACGGTTTTCGAAACCGATGATGAGGCTGCCGAAATTTGGCACAACCAGGTGGGCGTTCCAACCGAGCGCATCCAGCGCATGGGCATGGAGGATAACTACTGGTCCATGGGTATCCCAGGGCCTTGCGGTCCGTGTTCAGAGATCTACTACGACCGTGGCCCGGAATACGGCGTAGAAGGCGGCCCAGTGGCCGACGATAACCGCTATATGGAAATCTGGAACCTTGTGTTCATGCAGTTTGAGCGCGGCGCAGGGGATAAGAAGGGTAACTTCCCGATCCTCGGCGAACTGCCTCAGAAGAACATTGATACTGGCATGGGCGTGGAGCGCGTTGCCTGCATCCTCCAGAACGTGGATAACGTCTATGAGACCGATTTGCTGCGCCCGGTCATTGACGCCGCAGAGGAGCTCACGGGCGCCGCATACGGCTCCAAGCAGGAAGATGACGTGCGCTTCCGCGTCGTGGCGGATCACTCGCGCACCGGCATGATGCTGATTCTTGACGGCGTTACCCCGTCCAATGAGGGACGCGGATATATCCTCCGCCGGTTGCTGCGCCGAATCATCCGCTCGGCGCGCCTGCTGGGCGCCAAGGGCGGTACTCTTGAGCGTTTCATGAATACCATCATGGACACGATGAGCCCGTCCTACCCTGAAATTGCCGAGAACCGCGAGCGAATTCTGCGGGTCGCCGTCAATGAGGAAAAGGCCTTCCTGAAGACCCTGGAATCCGGCACCCACCGTTTCGATGAGGCGGCCGCTGCCGTTAAGTCTGCCGGCGCCACAACGCTGTCCGGCGACGAGGCCTTCGCCCTGCATGACACCTATGGATTCCCCATCGACCTGACGCTTGAGATGGCTTCTGAGGCTGGATTGAGCGTCGATATGGATGCCTTCAACGCCGCCATGGCCGAACAACGTGCGCGCGCGAAGGCTGACAACAAGGCGAAGAAGCATGGCCACGCGGACGAATCCCTGTACCGCGAATGGGTTGATAACAACGCGACCGTGTTCACCGGTTACGAGGAACTAGTCTCCGACGCGAAGGTCATTGGCCTGGTCCGTGATGGGCAAAAGGTTAACGAGGTGGAGGTAGGGGACACCGTAGAGGTAATCCTCGATCAGTCCCCGCTGTACGCGGAATCCGGCGGCCAGACCGCCGACCGTGGCCGCCTAATTGCAGGAGACACGCTTCTGCAGATTGACGACGTTCAGAAAATCGGAAAGAAGCTCTGGGTACACAAGGCTACAGTGACCGCGGGAGGCCTTGATCTGGGGACCACGGTCACCGCGGAGGTTGACCCGAACTGGCGCCATGGCGCTACCCAGGCGCACACGGCAACCCACCTCATTCACGCGGCGCTGCGGCAGGTGCTTGGTCCCACCGCAGTCCAGGCTGGTTCCCTGAACCGACCGGGATACCTGCGCTTTGACTTCAACTTCACCGAGCAGCTCAGCCAGGCCCAGTTGGAGGAGATCGCACTGATTACCAACCAGGCCATTGACGCCAACTTCGCCGTCAACACCATCGAGACGTCCTTGGACAAGGCGAAGCAGATGGGGGCTATGGCACTGTTCGGTGAGAACTATGGTTCCCAGGTTAGGGTCGTGGAAATCGGAGGCCCGTTCTCCATCGAGCTGTGTGGTGGCACCCATGTGGCTAACTCCGCGGAGATCGGCCCAGTTTCTGTTCTTGGCGAGTCCTCTGTAGGCTCCGGAGCCCGCCGAATCGAGGCGTACTCCGGCTTGGATGCTTTCAAGTATTACTCCAAGGAAGCGGCCCTGATCGAGGGCGTGTCCCGCGAGCTGAAGGTTCAGCCGGAGCAGCTGCCTGAGCGCATCGCAACCCTGACCGAGAAGCTCAAGGCCGCCGAGAAGGAGATTGAAAACCTGCACAAGGCACAGCTGCTGTCCCGGTCGGGAGAGTACGTGGCGCAGGCCAAGGATGTTAACGGGTTTAAAGTTGTTGCGGTTCGGCTTCCGGCCGGTGTTGCCGCGGGCGATCTGCGCACTCTGGCCAGTGACGTTCGCGGAAAACTGGCCCAAGAGGACGCTGTTGTTGTCTTTGCCAGCGAGGATAACGGTAAGGTTCCGTTCATCGCGGCGGCCACGAAATCCGCAGTGGCCCGCGGCGTGAAGGCCGGCGAGATCGTCAAATCCTTCGGTCAGTACGTAGATGGCCGGGGCGGCGGTAAGCCGGACATGGCACAGGGTTCCGGCTCCAAGGCGGAGGGCGTGGAGGCTGGTATCAACGCCGTGCTCGACGAGCTGGCTGCCCTGTAA
- a CDS encoding replication-associated recombination protein A, with the protein MSQDSLFGARASSEAASGGLRGRGQEMFATHAGSPLAARMRPRSLDEVVGQSHLLDEGKPLRRLVEGSGEASVILYGPPGTGKTTIASLIAAAMGQQFVGLSALDSGVKQVREVITHARHDAARGVRTVLFIDEVHRFSKTQQDALLAAVENRTVLLVAATTENPSFSVVSPLLSRSLLLQLKPLEADDLKRVAHRALEDPRGLGGRVSASESALDQLVLLAGGDARRTLTYLEAAAEAVPDGGEITVETIKENVNRAVVRYDRDGDQHYDVVSAFIKSIRGSDVDAALHYLARMIEAGEDPRFIARRLIVHASEDIGMADPTALPTAVAAAEAAQLIGLPEARIPLAQAVIHLATAPKSNAVMQAISAAQADVASGRIGHVPPHLRDGHYEGAKRIGSAVGYKFPHDDPRGVVAQQYLPDELKEAVYYRPTDHGAEKRIRDFLPRLREIVRGLKPRK; encoded by the coding sequence ATGAGTCAGGACTCACTGTTTGGCGCGAGGGCATCCAGCGAAGCTGCCTCCGGTGGTCTGCGCGGGCGCGGTCAAGAGATGTTCGCCACCCACGCGGGATCGCCTCTGGCTGCGCGTATGCGCCCACGCAGCCTTGACGAGGTAGTTGGCCAATCCCACCTGCTGGACGAGGGCAAGCCGCTGCGCCGGCTCGTTGAGGGCTCTGGAGAGGCCAGCGTGATTTTGTACGGCCCGCCGGGCACGGGCAAAACCACCATCGCCTCGCTTATTGCGGCGGCCATGGGCCAGCAGTTTGTGGGACTATCGGCGCTGGACTCTGGGGTTAAGCAAGTTCGGGAGGTTATCACCCATGCCAGGCATGATGCCGCGCGTGGCGTGCGCACCGTGCTGTTTATCGACGAAGTTCATCGCTTTTCCAAAACCCAACAAGATGCTTTGCTCGCCGCCGTGGAAAACCGGACGGTCCTGCTGGTGGCGGCGACCACTGAGAATCCCTCCTTTTCGGTGGTATCTCCGTTACTGTCCCGGTCGCTTTTGCTTCAGCTCAAGCCACTAGAGGCGGACGACCTTAAGCGCGTGGCCCACCGCGCCCTGGAAGATCCGCGGGGTTTGGGTGGGCGCGTGAGCGCTTCCGAGTCCGCACTGGATCAGCTCGTGCTCCTCGCCGGCGGCGATGCCCGCCGTACCTTGACCTATCTGGAGGCTGCGGCCGAGGCAGTGCCCGACGGCGGAGAAATTACGGTAGAAACCATCAAAGAAAACGTCAATAGGGCAGTGGTGCGCTATGACCGTGATGGGGATCAGCACTATGACGTTGTAAGCGCTTTTATCAAGTCCATCCGCGGCTCCGATGTAGACGCGGCCCTCCATTACCTGGCGCGGATGATTGAGGCGGGGGAAGACCCGCGCTTTATCGCGCGCCGCTTGATCGTGCATGCGTCGGAGGACATCGGTATGGCGGACCCTACCGCCTTGCCTACGGCGGTGGCCGCGGCGGAGGCTGCCCAGCTCATCGGCTTGCCCGAGGCACGGATCCCCTTGGCGCAAGCGGTGATCCATCTGGCCACTGCGCCCAAATCGAACGCGGTGATGCAGGCAATCTCCGCCGCTCAGGCAGATGTGGCCTCGGGCCGGATTGGGCACGTGCCGCCGCATTTGCGGGACGGGCATTACGAGGGGGCCAAGCGCATCGGCTCAGCGGTGGGCTATAAGTTCCCGCATGACGATCCGCGAGGCGTCGTGGCCCAGCAATATCTTCCGGACGAGTTAAAAGAAGCGGTGTATTACCGGCCCACGGATCATGGCGCCGAAAAGCGTATCCGCGACTTTCTACCGCGACTACGGGAAATTGTTCGCGGCTTGAAACCTCGAAAATAG
- a CDS encoding phosphotransferase: MELNVDQVVEIAYDLLTSRYGGAPELSDVTVLSGSGQATVVRAKVAPSAFLPHRSVVIKYTPVSGNLIDDAALLREVVAYQFTTSLPEEVRPGPVLLAYDMGQRILVLSDAGDSDTLIDLLTRAGDEQRLNVLRSLGTELGQMHAGTAGRESDYNALLNRMLRQYPEFGEMQKLRDDSLRASIAIGADLIAEAGVVVPDEVRRLAITAQETLQSGHELAFTPFDLSPDNVIVGKRVHFLDYEWAGFRNVCFDVACVVAGFPQFLFARSISDAEAAAFQAAWAREVRGVWPGLADKHVQDRLVVACMIGWAFSSVATMFAGSLDGVVDLAQGAREEYGSAGASFLRSPDRGPFTEEDKLIRRDLYETFEALMRFAGHWGDPESEGVSSFAQEMAIRLGPHTP; encoded by the coding sequence GTGGAACTGAACGTAGACCAAGTCGTGGAGATCGCTTACGATCTGCTCACTTCTCGATACGGAGGCGCTCCAGAGCTGAGTGACGTCACCGTATTGAGCGGTTCGGGTCAAGCCACGGTAGTGCGGGCTAAGGTTGCGCCTTCGGCGTTCTTGCCCCACCGGTCGGTGGTCATTAAGTACACGCCGGTCTCCGGCAACCTGATTGATGATGCAGCACTGCTGCGCGAGGTGGTGGCGTACCAGTTCACCACGTCCCTGCCGGAAGAGGTACGCCCCGGCCCGGTTCTTCTGGCCTACGATATGGGGCAGCGCATCCTGGTTCTCTCCGATGCTGGCGATTCCGATACGCTGATCGACTTGCTGACGCGGGCTGGTGACGAACAGCGCCTCAATGTTTTGCGGTCCCTGGGCACGGAACTGGGCCAGATGCACGCGGGCACCGCGGGGCGGGAATCGGATTACAACGCGCTTCTCAATCGCATGCTGCGCCAGTATCCCGAATTCGGTGAGATGCAGAAATTGCGTGACGATTCCCTCCGAGCCTCCATTGCCATTGGCGCTGACTTGATTGCCGAGGCTGGGGTGGTGGTCCCCGATGAGGTTCGCCGCTTGGCCATCACCGCGCAGGAGACTTTGCAATCTGGTCACGAGTTGGCGTTTACCCCCTTTGACCTGTCGCCGGACAACGTGATTGTGGGCAAGCGCGTTCACTTCCTGGATTACGAGTGGGCGGGCTTCCGCAACGTGTGCTTCGATGTTGCGTGCGTAGTCGCGGGCTTCCCCCAATTCCTTTTCGCCCGGTCCATCTCCGACGCAGAGGCCGCGGCCTTCCAGGCTGCGTGGGCGCGCGAGGTACGGGGCGTGTGGCCTGGACTCGCGGATAAGCACGTGCAGGACCGCCTGGTGGTTGCCTGCATGATCGGTTGGGCATTTTCGTCAGTGGCCACCATGTTTGCCGGAAGCCTCGACGGGGTTGTGGACCTGGCGCAGGGTGCGCGCGAGGAGTACGGCAGCGCCGGGGCCTCATTCCTGCGTTCCCCGGACCGCGGTCCCTTTACCGAGGAAGACAAGCTCATCCGCCGTGATTTGTATGAGACCTTCGAGGCCCTCATGCGTTTCGCGGGGCACTGGGGGGATCCGGAAAGCGAAGGGGTATCATCCTTCGCCCAAGAAATGGCCATCCGCTTAGGGCCGCACACGCCATGA
- the aspS gene encoding aspartate--tRNA ligase translates to MLRTHLAGELRKDIAGQTVTLTGWVSRRRDHGGVIFIDLRDRSGIAQVVFRESEVAERAHDLRSEFCVKVTGVVEPRPEGSENPNLPSGEIEVNVTDLEVLNKSAALPFQIDDPSSSGEVGEEARLRYRYLDLRRKTQGDALRLRSAANRAARKVLDKHEFTEIETPTLTRSTPEGARDFLVPARLKPGSWYALPQSPQLFKQLLMVAGMERYYQIARCYRDEDFRADRQPEFTQLDIEMSFVDQEDVIALAEEIVAELWKLIGYEITTPIPRMTYAEAMKKYGSDKPDLRFDIEIVECTDFFKDTTFRVFQNEYVGAVVMEGGASQPRRQLDAWQEWAKQRGAKGLAYILVGEDGELGGPVAKNITDAEREGIASHVGAKPGDCIFFAAGDTKSSRALLGAARGEIAEKLGLIKEGDWAFTWVVDAPLFEPAADATASGDVALGHSKWTAVHHAFTSPKPEWLDSFDQNPGEATAYAYDIVCNGNEIGGGSIRIHQQDVQKRVFDVMGIGEDEAQEKFGFLLDAFSYGAPPHGGIAFGWDRIVSLLGGFESIRDVIAFPKSGGGVDPLTDAPAPIPAAQRKETGVDFKPEKAKDGKDSKAQKAK, encoded by the coding sequence GTGCTGCGTACCCATTTGGCAGGCGAACTCCGCAAGGACATCGCTGGGCAGACCGTAACCCTGACTGGTTGGGTTTCTCGCCGCCGTGACCACGGTGGTGTGATCTTCATCGACCTGCGTGACCGTTCCGGCATCGCTCAGGTAGTGTTCCGCGAGTCCGAGGTAGCAGAGCGCGCCCATGACCTGCGTTCCGAGTTCTGTGTCAAGGTAACTGGTGTAGTTGAACCGCGCCCGGAGGGCTCGGAAAACCCTAACCTGCCGTCGGGTGAGATCGAGGTCAACGTCACCGACCTCGAGGTCCTCAACAAGTCCGCGGCCCTGCCATTCCAGATTGATGACCCATCCTCCTCAGGTGAGGTAGGAGAAGAGGCGCGCCTGCGCTACCGCTACCTGGATCTGCGCCGCAAGACCCAGGGCGATGCACTGCGTCTGCGCTCGGCCGCCAATCGTGCGGCCCGCAAGGTACTGGACAAGCATGAATTTACGGAGATTGAGACTCCGACCCTGACCCGTTCCACTCCAGAGGGCGCCCGCGACTTCCTAGTACCCGCGCGCCTGAAGCCGGGTTCGTGGTACGCGCTGCCGCAGTCCCCACAGCTGTTTAAGCAGTTGCTCATGGTGGCGGGCATGGAACGCTACTACCAGATCGCTCGCTGCTACCGCGATGAGGATTTCCGCGCTGACCGCCAGCCGGAGTTCACCCAGCTCGATATCGAGATGTCTTTCGTTGACCAAGAGGACGTTATCGCCCTCGCGGAAGAGATCGTCGCAGAACTGTGGAAGCTCATCGGCTATGAGATCACCACTCCAATTCCTCGCATGACTTACGCGGAGGCCATGAAGAAGTACGGCTCCGACAAGCCCGATCTGCGTTTCGATATTGAGATTGTGGAGTGTACGGATTTCTTCAAGGACACCACGTTCCGCGTATTCCAGAATGAGTACGTTGGCGCGGTAGTAATGGAGGGTGGCGCATCCCAGCCGCGCCGCCAGCTCGACGCTTGGCAGGAGTGGGCGAAGCAGCGTGGTGCCAAGGGATTGGCCTACATCCTCGTAGGTGAAGACGGAGAGCTTGGCGGACCTGTGGCCAAGAACATCACCGACGCAGAGCGTGAGGGAATTGCTTCCCACGTCGGCGCTAAACCCGGTGACTGCATCTTCTTCGCCGCTGGCGATACCAAGTCCTCCCGCGCCCTGCTGGGCGCCGCCCGCGGTGAAATCGCCGAGAAGCTGGGGCTTATCAAGGAGGGCGACTGGGCCTTTACTTGGGTCGTCGACGCTCCGTTGTTCGAGCCGGCCGCGGACGCAACCGCGTCCGGCGACGTGGCACTGGGCCACTCCAAGTGGACCGCCGTTCACCACGCCTTTACCTCTCCGAAGCCAGAGTGGCTGGACAGCTTCGACCAGAATCCGGGTGAGGCCACGGCCTACGCCTATGACATCGTCTGCAACGGCAACGAAATTGGCGGCGGCTCCATCCGTATTCACCAGCAGGATGTGCAAAAGCGCGTCTTCGATGTGATGGGCATCGGCGAGGACGAGGCCCAGGAGAAGTTCGGATTCTTGCTGGACGCGTTCTCCTACGGCGCCCCACCACACGGCGGTATCGCCTTTGGCTGGGACCGTATTGTCTCCCTGCTCGGCGGTTTTGAATCCATTCGTGACGTCATCGCGTTCCCCAAGTCCGGTGGCGGCGTGGATCCGCTCACCGATGCTCCAGCCCCAATTCCAGCGGCGCAGCGCAAGGAAACTGGCGTGGACTTCAAGCCAGAGAAGGCCAAGGACGGCAAGGATTCCAAGGCCCAGAAGGCTAAGTAG
- the ypfJ gene encoding KPN_02809 family neutral zinc metallopeptidase, which yields MTFRKGADYSARSNTRTGGGGRGGTIAAGGGIGSLLLIGLFLLMGGNPGDLGGLVGGGQSNQGQVESAQDSDALAHCNSAESANKYAECRVQFAAKSVDDVWTNVLPAEAGIDYVQGGLVIFQDTTQSGCGYASAQTGPFYCPADQSSYFDVSFFNQLEQMGGDNAPLAQMYIVAHEFGHHIQQLEGTLSLSNYNEPGEDSNAVKIELQADCYAGLWAHHADEGEDAFLEKITDEQVRSAIDTARAVGDDNIQRRSGGEVRPDQWTHGSSEQRQNAFLTGYREGTMASCDTLERGVYNS from the coding sequence ATGACATTTCGCAAAGGAGCTGACTACAGCGCACGTTCAAATACACGTACCGGTGGCGGCGGCCGCGGTGGAACTATCGCCGCCGGCGGCGGCATTGGCTCGCTACTGCTCATTGGCCTGTTCCTATTGATGGGCGGCAATCCAGGGGACCTGGGCGGCCTCGTGGGCGGCGGCCAATCCAACCAGGGACAGGTTGAGTCCGCGCAGGATTCTGATGCCTTGGCGCACTGCAATTCCGCGGAGTCTGCCAATAAGTATGCCGAGTGTCGCGTGCAATTTGCCGCCAAGTCCGTCGATGACGTGTGGACCAACGTACTGCCCGCCGAGGCCGGAATTGACTACGTGCAGGGCGGTCTGGTGATTTTCCAAGACACTACCCAGTCCGGCTGTGGTTATGCATCCGCGCAGACCGGCCCGTTCTACTGCCCCGCGGACCAGAGCTCTTATTTCGATGTGTCCTTCTTTAATCAGCTAGAGCAGATGGGCGGCGATAACGCTCCTTTGGCACAGATGTACATCGTCGCACATGAGTTTGGCCACCACATCCAGCAACTCGAGGGAACGCTGAGCCTCTCTAACTACAACGAGCCGGGAGAGGATTCCAATGCTGTGAAAATTGAGCTCCAGGCCGATTGCTATGCCGGCTTGTGGGCGCATCATGCCGACGAAGGCGAGGATGCCTTCCTCGAGAAGATCACAGATGAGCAGGTGCGTTCGGCAATCGATACCGCCCGCGCGGTGGGTGACGATAATATCCAGCGCCGCTCCGGCGGGGAGGTTCGACCGGACCAGTGGACCCACGGTTCTTCAGAGCAGCGCCAGAATGCGTTCCTGACTGGCTACCGTGAGGGCACCATGGCCTCCTGTGACACCCTCGAGCGTGGCGTGTACAACTCCTAA
- a CDS encoding L-serine ammonia-lyase, whose product MAISVTEIFSIGIGPSSSHTVGPMRAAKVFAESLPQYPAKVHTELRGSLAATGKGHATDRAVILGLAGWDPLSVPLDAEPQAGSIIPSTGSITGPNGTVEFSIAFNSTPVAQHPNCLIFSAWDADGNELATNAHYFSVGGGFILSEEELNEELGANDEVPAGLAAGPTTEEVPYPFSTGAELLAICKEQDLAIWEVVLANQSHIHAADGGADFVHAHLDLCWEIMRECVTAGISTTGILPGGLNVTRRAPQMYKRLINEHMEENWGLSAMDWVNLYALAVNEQNAAGGRVITAPTNGACGIIPAVLHYARDFMADFTRNDARRFLLTAAAIALIIKINASISGAEVGCQGEVGSASSMAAAGMAELLGATPVQVENAAEIALEHNLGLTCDPVGGLVQIPCIERNAIGAVKSINAARLARMGEGTNRVSLDDAVHTMAETGRDMLVKYKETSVGGLAKTMGFSVSQVEC is encoded by the coding sequence GTGGCAATTAGTGTGACTGAAATCTTTTCCATTGGTATTGGCCCATCCTCCTCGCACACAGTGGGCCCAATGCGCGCGGCCAAGGTTTTTGCCGAGTCGCTGCCCCAATACCCGGCAAAGGTTCACACCGAATTACGGGGGTCCTTGGCCGCGACCGGCAAGGGGCACGCCACGGATCGAGCGGTAATCCTCGGATTAGCCGGATGGGATCCGCTAAGCGTTCCATTGGATGCAGAACCCCAGGCGGGCAGCATCATCCCCTCTACAGGGTCAATAACTGGCCCTAATGGCACGGTGGAATTCTCCATCGCTTTCAACAGCACTCCTGTAGCGCAGCATCCGAACTGCCTAATCTTTTCCGCGTGGGATGCGGATGGCAACGAGTTAGCCACTAACGCGCACTACTTTTCGGTCGGTGGCGGGTTCATCCTCTCCGAGGAAGAACTCAACGAGGAGCTAGGGGCCAACGATGAGGTTCCCGCCGGCCTGGCCGCGGGCCCCACCACCGAGGAGGTTCCATACCCCTTTTCTACCGGTGCCGAATTGCTAGCAATATGCAAGGAGCAGGACCTGGCCATCTGGGAGGTCGTGCTGGCTAACCAGTCTCATATCCATGCAGCGGATGGCGGCGCCGATTTCGTCCACGCCCACCTGGATCTGTGCTGGGAGATTATGCGCGAGTGCGTCACGGCCGGAATTTCAACCACCGGTATCTTGCCCGGCGGGTTGAATGTGACCCGCCGCGCACCGCAGATGTACAAGCGCCTCATCAATGAGCATATGGAGGAAAATTGGGGCCTGTCCGCCATGGACTGGGTAAACCTCTACGCGCTGGCCGTCAATGAGCAAAATGCTGCCGGCGGCCGTGTCATTACCGCCCCCACCAATGGTGCCTGCGGAATTATCCCCGCCGTACTCCACTACGCGCGTGACTTCATGGCTGATTTCACCCGAAATGACGCTCGCCGTTTCCTGCTAACTGCCGCCGCGATTGCCCTGATCATCAAGATTAACGCCTCGATTTCCGGCGCCGAGGTGGGCTGCCAAGGCGAGGTGGGTTCCGCTTCTTCAATGGCGGCCGCCGGCATGGCGGAGCTGCTCGGGGCGACCCCGGTCCAGGTCGAAAATGCCGCTGAAATCGCGCTCGAGCATAACCTTGGCCTCACGTGCGACCCGGTAGGTGGTTTGGTACAGATTCCTTGCATTGAGCGCAACGCTATCGGCGCGGTTAAGTCCATCAATGCGGCCCGGCTCGCCCGTATGGGTGAGGGCACCAACCGCGTCAGCCTGGACGATGCAGTGCACACGATGGCGGAAACCGGCCGGGACATGCTGGTCAAGTACAAGGAGACCTCCGTTGGCGGCCTGGCTAAAACCATGGGATTCTCCGTCTCCCAGGTGGAGTGCTAG
- the hisS gene encoding histidine--tRNA ligase, translating to MSDSKKFKALAAPKGVPEYIPPSSATFYKVRQTMVEQAHLSGFQHIELPIFEDTTLFARGVGESTDVVSKEMYTFADRGDRSVTLRPEGTAGVMRSVIQHNLDRGQLPVKLAYYGPFFRYERPQAGRYRQLQQVGVEAIGVDDPALDAEVIALADRTYKALGLSGYRLEVTSLGDNTCRPEYRDKLQEFLFKLDLDEETRRRAEINPLRVLDDKRPEMQEATADAPLMLDYLSPECREHFETVTGLLADMGVDYVVNPRMVRGLDYYTKTCFEFVHDGLGAQSGIGGGGRYDGLMAQLGGQDLSGIGYGLGVDRAVLALEAEEITLDGVDRRVDVFGVALGLEAKKAMTVVINELRKAGISSDMSFGDRGLKGAMKGADRAGARFALVLGDQELDNGTVALKDLEAHEQTDVPLADIARVVAGKLG from the coding sequence GTGAGTGATTCAAAGAAGTTCAAGGCATTGGCCGCCCCGAAGGGCGTGCCGGAATACATCCCACCGTCATCGGCGACGTTCTACAAGGTTCGCCAAACAATGGTGGAGCAGGCGCATTTGTCTGGTTTCCAGCATATTGAGCTGCCAATTTTTGAGGACACCACACTTTTTGCACGCGGAGTGGGTGAGTCCACGGACGTGGTCAGCAAGGAAATGTACACCTTCGCGGATCGTGGTGACCGCTCTGTTACGCTGCGCCCGGAAGGAACCGCTGGCGTAATGCGGTCTGTGATCCAGCACAACTTGGATCGCGGCCAATTGCCGGTCAAGCTTGCGTACTACGGGCCGTTTTTCCGCTACGAGCGACCACAGGCCGGCCGCTACCGCCAGCTGCAGCAGGTGGGCGTTGAGGCGATTGGTGTGGATGACCCGGCCCTTGATGCTGAGGTAATTGCACTCGCGGACCGCACATACAAGGCTCTTGGCCTGAGCGGATACCGCCTCGAGGTCACGAGCTTGGGCGATAACACGTGCCGCCCTGAGTACCGCGATAAGCTTCAGGAATTCCTATTCAAGCTCGATTTGGATGAGGAGACGCGTCGCCGAGCGGAGATTAATCCTCTGCGCGTGCTTGACGATAAGCGCCCCGAAATGCAAGAAGCCACCGCCGACGCACCGTTGATGCTGGATTACCTGTCTCCAGAGTGCCGGGAGCATTTTGAGACCGTCACCGGATTGCTGGCAGACATGGGCGTAGATTACGTCGTCAACCCCCGTATGGTTCGTGGGTTGGATTATTACACCAAGACCTGCTTCGAGTTTGTTCATGATGGCCTGGGTGCCCAGTCCGGCATCGGCGGCGGCGGCCGATATGACGGCCTAATGGCTCAGCTCGGAGGCCAGGATCTGTCCGGAATTGGCTACGGCCTGGGCGTAGACCGCGCGGTCCTCGCGCTGGAGGCTGAGGAGATCACCCTCGATGGGGTTGACCGCCGCGTGGACGTGTTCGGCGTAGCTCTGGGCCTCGAGGCGAAAAAGGCAATGACGGTTGTTATCAATGAACTGCGTAAGGCCGGTATTTCTTCCGATATGTCTTTCGGCGACCGTGGCCTCAAGGGCGCCATGAAGGGCGCGGATAGGGCTGGCGCTCGCTTCGCTCTAGTCCTAGGCGACCAGGAATTGGACAATGGCACCGTGGCCCTCAAAGACCTGGAGGCGCACGAGCAGACCGATGTCCCCTTGGCCGATATTGCTCGGGTTGTAGCCGGCAAGCTCGGCTAG